A single Streptomyces sp. Edi2 DNA region contains:
- the leuA gene encoding 2-isopropylmalate synthase has translation MTNPSSPAGHPVGRPTPVTSATQLQRPSGMPVHKYGRYEAVDIPDRTWPDNRITAAPRWLSTDLRDGNQALIDPMSPARKREMFDLLVRMGYKEIEVGFPSSGETDFAFVRSIIEEGAIPEDVTISVLTQAREELIERTVESLRGAHRATVHLYNATAPTFRRVVFRGSKEQVKQIAVDGTRLVMEYADKILGDETIFGYQYSPEIFTDTELDFALEVCEAVMDVWQPEEGREIILNLPATVERSTPSTHADRFEWMSRHLSRREHVCLSVHPHNDRGTAVAAAELAVMAGADRIEGCLFGQGERTGNVDLVTLGMNLFSQGVDPQIDFSQIDEIRRTSEYCNQMEIHPRHPYAGDLVYTAFSGSHQDAIKKGFDAMEAEATAAGKTVDDIEWAVPYLPIDPKDVGRSYEAVIRVNSQSGKGGIAYVLKNDHHLDLPRRMQIEFSRIIQEKTDTEGGEITPTAIWSAFQDEYLPNPHNPWGRIQVRNGQTTTDKDGIDTLTVEAEVDGAETVLTGTGNGPISAFFQALQGLDIDARLLDYQEHTMSEGASSLAASYIECAIGDKVLWGIGIDANTTRASLKAVVSAVNRAGR, from the coding sequence ATGACGAATCCGTCGAGCCCCGCAGGCCATCCCGTCGGCCGGCCCACCCCGGTCACCAGCGCGACGCAGCTGCAGCGGCCCTCGGGCATGCCGGTCCACAAGTACGGCCGTTACGAAGCCGTCGACATCCCCGACCGCACCTGGCCCGACAACCGCATCACCGCCGCGCCCCGCTGGCTCTCGACCGACCTGCGGGACGGCAACCAGGCGCTGATCGACCCGATGTCGCCGGCCCGCAAGCGCGAGATGTTCGACCTGCTGGTACGCATGGGCTACAAGGAGATCGAGGTCGGCTTCCCGTCGTCCGGTGAGACCGACTTCGCCTTCGTCCGCTCCATCATCGAAGAGGGCGCGATCCCCGAGGACGTGACGATCTCCGTCCTGACGCAGGCCCGCGAGGAGCTGATCGAGCGCACCGTGGAGTCGCTGCGCGGCGCCCACCGGGCCACCGTGCACCTGTACAACGCCACCGCGCCCACCTTCCGCCGGGTCGTCTTCCGCGGCTCGAAGGAGCAGGTCAAGCAGATCGCCGTGGACGGCACCCGGCTGGTCATGGAGTACGCCGACAAGATCCTGGGCGACGAGACGATCTTCGGCTACCAGTACAGCCCGGAGATCTTCACCGACACCGAGCTGGACTTCGCGCTGGAGGTCTGCGAGGCGGTGATGGACGTCTGGCAGCCCGAGGAGGGCCGCGAGATCATCCTGAACCTGCCCGCCACCGTGGAGCGTTCGACGCCGTCCACCCACGCCGACCGCTTCGAGTGGATGTCGCGCCACCTGTCCCGGCGCGAGCACGTCTGCCTGTCCGTGCACCCGCACAACGACCGGGGCACCGCCGTCGCCGCCGCCGAGCTGGCGGTCATGGCGGGCGCCGACCGCATCGAGGGCTGCCTGTTCGGCCAGGGCGAGCGCACCGGCAACGTCGACCTGGTGACGCTGGGCATGAACCTGTTCTCCCAGGGCGTCGACCCGCAGATCGACTTCTCGCAGATCGACGAGATCCGTCGCACCAGCGAGTACTGCAACCAGATGGAGATCCACCCGCGCCACCCCTACGCGGGCGATCTGGTCTACACCGCCTTCTCCGGCTCCCACCAGGACGCCATCAAGAAGGGCTTCGACGCCATGGAGGCCGAGGCCACCGCCGCCGGCAAGACCGTGGACGACATCGAGTGGGCGGTCCCGTACCTGCCCATCGACCCCAAGGACGTCGGCCGCTCCTACGAGGCGGTCATCCGCGTCAACTCGCAGTCCGGCAAGGGCGGTATCGCCTACGTCCTGAAGAACGACCACCACCTGGACCTGCCGCGCCGGATGCAGATCGAGTTCTCCCGGATCATCCAGGAGAAGACCGATACCGAGGGCGGCGAGATCACGCCCACCGCCATCTGGTCCGCCTTCCAGGACGAGTACCTGCCCAACCCGCACAACCCGTGGGGCCGTATCCAGGTCAGGAACGGCCAGACCACCACCGACAAGGACGGCATCGACACCCTCACCGTCGAGGCCGAGGTGGACGGCGCGGAGACGGTGCTGACCGGCACCGGCAACGGCCCCATCTCCGCGTTCTTCCAGGCGCTGCAGGGCCTGGACATCGACGCGCGGCTGCTGGACTACCAGGAGCACACCATGAGCGAGGGCGCCTCCTCGCTGGCCGCCTCGTACATCGAGTGCGCGATCGGCGACAAGGTGCTGTGGGGCATCGGCATCGACGCGAACACCACGCGCGCCTCGCTGAAGGCCGTCGTCTCCGCCGTGAACCGCGCGGGCCGCTGA
- a CDS encoding M4 family metallopeptidase, which produces MDLNDAQPVPATGHTPVFCTIIPPHILDNLAQSDDPERHEPARRTLEHDHVRRTERREIAARGGLTPGEPGAAPGKPNRTVYDARHQENLPGHKVHAEADGPVKDASVNRAHAGLGATFELYLKIYGRKSIDGAGLPLNATVHYGRKYDNAFWDGERMVFGDGDNDLFKDFTIPVDVIGHELTHGVTQYTANLTYEGQPGALNESVSDVFGVLIKQYALGQTTDQADWLIGADLLGPNVTGKALRSMKAPGTAYDDDVLGKDPQPATMKGYVRTTDDNGGVHINSGIPNHAFYLAATALGGKAWERAGQVWYDVLTGGKLSSDAQFADFAALTVKAAQARFGAGDEHEAVVKAWTQVGVTPK; this is translated from the coding sequence ATGGACCTCAACGACGCGCAGCCAGTTCCCGCCACCGGCCACACGCCCGTCTTCTGCACGATCATCCCGCCGCACATCCTCGACAACCTGGCGCAGTCCGACGACCCGGAGCGGCACGAGCCCGCCCGCCGCACCCTGGAGCACGACCACGTACGGCGGACCGAGCGCCGCGAGATCGCCGCCCGGGGCGGACTGACCCCGGGAGAACCCGGCGCCGCCCCCGGCAAGCCGAACCGCACCGTCTACGACGCCAGGCACCAGGAGAACCTGCCCGGTCACAAGGTGCACGCGGAGGCGGACGGCCCCGTCAAGGACGCCTCCGTCAACCGCGCCCACGCCGGTCTCGGTGCCACCTTCGAGCTCTACCTCAAGATCTACGGCCGGAAGTCCATCGACGGCGCCGGCCTGCCGCTCAACGCCACCGTCCACTATGGCCGGAAGTACGACAACGCCTTCTGGGACGGCGAGCGGATGGTCTTCGGCGACGGCGACAACGACCTGTTCAAGGACTTCACCATCCCCGTCGACGTCATCGGCCACGAGCTCACCCACGGCGTCACGCAGTACACCGCCAACCTCACCTACGAGGGCCAGCCCGGCGCCCTCAACGAGTCCGTCTCCGACGTCTTCGGCGTGCTGATCAAGCAGTACGCCCTCGGCCAGACCACCGACCAGGCCGACTGGCTGATCGGCGCCGACCTCCTCGGCCCGAACGTCACCGGCAAGGCGCTGCGCTCGATGAAGGCCCCGGGCACCGCGTACGACGACGACGTCCTGGGCAAGGACCCGCAGCCCGCCACGATGAAGGGCTACGTCCGCACCACCGACGACAACGGCGGCGTCCACATCAACTCCGGCATCCCCAACCACGCCTTCTACCTGGCCGCCACCGCCCTCGGCGGCAAGGCCTGGGAGCGGGCGGGGCAGGTCTGGTACGACGTCCTGACCGGCGGCAAGCTCTCCTCGGACGCGCAGTTCGCCGACTTCGCGGCCCTGACCGTCAAGGCCGCCCAGGCCCGCTTCGGGGCCGGCGACGAGCACGAGGCCGTGGTCAAGGCCTGGACCCAGGTCGGCGTGACCCCGAAGTAG